A portion of the Rhinolophus sinicus isolate RSC01 linkage group LG03, ASM3656204v1, whole genome shotgun sequence genome contains these proteins:
- the LOC141570501 gene encoding WD repeat-containing protein 25-like isoform X2, with protein sequence MASLVAYDDSDSEAETGPLASSSAAGPREGTADVVGPCGRAFSSGDLDVSEGRALPTTHGPWEGPAGQRLPLVRLWRSDPGSCPSQRLQWPRTEPEVTFPTSECPRPSLWTNHAPAGHVPLAAARLKQVKLSRGTYNSPEPSFCVQTKSESPGHNGTCLERKRREDCVVPYTPKRLRQLQALSTETGKSKDVGTQGPSAGRAPAPAPLCVAPRVSEFIQPYLDTQYKETQISRKVLFHLRGHRGPVNSIQWCPVISKSHMLLSASMDKTVKVVCP encoded by the coding sequence ATGGCTTCCTTGGTGGCTTATGACGACTCCGACTCAGAGGCTGAGACCGGGCCCCTGGCAAGTTCTAGTGCTGCCGGCCCGAGGGAAGGCACTGCTGACGTGGTCGGACCTTGTGGGCGGGCTTTCTCATCAGGAGACCTGGACGTGTCTGAAGGCAGAGCGCTGCCCACCACGCACGGCCCCTGGGAAGGGCCAGCCGGCCAGCGTCTCCCACTGGTTCGGCTCTGGAGGAGTGACCCAGGATCTTGCCCCAGCCAGAGGCTGCAATGGCCCAGGACGGAGCCTGAAGTCACCTTCCCCACAAGTGAGTGTCCTCGTCCTTCCCTGTGGACCAACCACGCTCCAGCTGGTCACGTGCCCCTGGCAGCTGCCCGCTTGAAGCAGGTGAAACTCTCCCGCGGAACGTACAACTCTCCTGAGCCATCTTTCTGTGTCCAAACCAAATCTGAAAGCCCAGGTCACAATGGCACCTGTCTTGAGAGGAAAAGGCGCGAGGACTGTGTGGTACCCTATACCCCCAAAAGACTAAGACAGCTGCAAGCTTTAAGCACAGAAACAGGCAAGAGTAAAGACGTGGGGACGCAGGGTCCCTCTGCAGGGCGGGCCCCGGCCCCAGCCCCTCTCTGTGTGGCCCCCAGAGTGTCCGAGTTTATTCAGCCATATTTGGACACTCAGTATAAAGAAACCCAGATTTCCAGGAAGGTTCTCTTCCACCTAAGAGGCCACAGGGGCCCCGTCAACAGCATTCAGTGGTGTCCAGTCATTTCGAAGAGCCACATGCTTCTCTCGGCGTCTATGGATAAAACCGTCAAG
- the LOC141570501 gene encoding WD repeat-containing protein 25-like isoform X1, producing the protein MASLVAYDDSDSEAETGPLASSSAAGPREGTADVVGPCGRAFSSGDLDVSEGRALPTTHGPWEGPAGQRLPLVRLWRSDPGSCPSQRLQWPRTEPEVTFPTSECPRPSLWTNHAPAGHVPLAAARLKQVKLSRGTYNSPEPSFCVQTKSESPGHNGTCLERKRREDCVVPYTPKRLRQLQALSTETGKSKDVGTQGPSAGRAPAPAPLCVAPRVSEFIQPYLDTQYKETQISRKVLFHLRGHRGPVNSIQWCPVISKSHMLLSASMDKTVKEENNTSHLINLKNVECQFLPLLKMQLWNS; encoded by the coding sequence ATGGCTTCCTTGGTGGCTTATGACGACTCCGACTCAGAGGCTGAGACCGGGCCCCTGGCAAGTTCTAGTGCTGCCGGCCCGAGGGAAGGCACTGCTGACGTGGTCGGACCTTGTGGGCGGGCTTTCTCATCAGGAGACCTGGACGTGTCTGAAGGCAGAGCGCTGCCCACCACGCACGGCCCCTGGGAAGGGCCAGCCGGCCAGCGTCTCCCACTGGTTCGGCTCTGGAGGAGTGACCCAGGATCTTGCCCCAGCCAGAGGCTGCAATGGCCCAGGACGGAGCCTGAAGTCACCTTCCCCACAAGTGAGTGTCCTCGTCCTTCCCTGTGGACCAACCACGCTCCAGCTGGTCACGTGCCCCTGGCAGCTGCCCGCTTGAAGCAGGTGAAACTCTCCCGCGGAACGTACAACTCTCCTGAGCCATCTTTCTGTGTCCAAACCAAATCTGAAAGCCCAGGTCACAATGGCACCTGTCTTGAGAGGAAAAGGCGCGAGGACTGTGTGGTACCCTATACCCCCAAAAGACTAAGACAGCTGCAAGCTTTAAGCACAGAAACAGGCAAGAGTAAAGACGTGGGGACGCAGGGTCCCTCTGCAGGGCGGGCCCCGGCCCCAGCCCCTCTCTGTGTGGCCCCCAGAGTGTCCGAGTTTATTCAGCCATATTTGGACACTCAGTATAAAGAAACCCAGATTTCCAGGAAGGTTCTCTTCCACCTAAGAGGCCACAGGGGCCCCGTCAACAGCATTCAGTGGTGTCCAGTCATTTCGAAGAGCCACATGCTTCTCTCGGCGTCTATGGATAAAACCGTCAAG
- the LOC141570500 gene encoding tryptophan--tRNA ligase, cytoplasmic has product MADVSNCEQGCASPLELFNRIAAQEEYVRALKVRQALQDEIDSALKRLLSLKMSYKAAVGDDYKPDCPPGNPAPVGGDKPEATKAEEDFVDPWTVQTSSAKGIDYDKLIVRFGSTKIDKELINRIERATGQRPHRFLRRGIFFSHRDMNQVLEAYENKKPFYLYTGRGPSSEAMHVGHLIPFIFTKWLQDVFNVPLVIQMTDDEKYLWKDLTLEQAHGYAVENAKDIIACGFDINKTFIFSDLDYMGSSPGFYRNVVKIQKHVTFNQVKGIFGFTDSDSIGKISFPAIQAAPSFSNSFPQIFGDRTDVQCLIPCAIDQDPYFRMTRDVAPRIGYPKPALLHSTFFPALQGAQTKMSASDPNSSIFLIDTAKQIKNKVNKHAFSGGRDTIEEHRQFGGNCDVDVSFMYLTFFLEDDDKLEQIRKDYTSGAMLTGELKKELIEVLQPLIAEHQARRKEVTDEIVREFMTPRQLSYDFQ; this is encoded by the exons ATGGCGGACGTGTCCAATTGCGAGCAGGGATGTGCTTCCCCGCTGGAGCTGTTCAACAGAATAGCTGCTCAAGAGGAGTACGTGAGAGCCCTCAAAGTCAGGCAGGCATTGCAG GATGAAATTGATTCTGCACTAAAGAGGctgttatctttaaaaatgagctACAAAGCTGCCGTGGGGGATGATTACAAGCCCGATTGCCCTCCAGGGAACCCGGCACCGGTGGGTGGTGATAAGCCAGAAGCCACAAAAGCTGAAGAGGATTTTGTGGACCCGTGGACGGTACAGACGAGCAGTGCAAAAGGCATCGATTATGACAAGCTCATTG TTCGGTTCGGAAGCACTAAAATTGACAAAGAGCTGATTAACCGGATAGAGAGAGCCACAGGCCAGAGACCCCACCGCTTCCTCCGCAGAGGCATCTTCTTCTCACACAG AGACATGAATCAAGTTCTGGAAGCCTATGAAAACAAGAAGCCGTTTTATCTGTACACGGGCAGGGGCCCCTCTTCCGAAGCCATGCACGTGGGTCACCTCATCCCATTTATCTTCACAAA GTGGCTGCAGGATGTGTTCAACGTGCCCTTGGTCATCCAGATGACAGATGACGAGAAGTACCTGTGGAAGGACCTGACCCTGGAGCAGGCCCACGGCTATGCCGTGGAGAACGCCAAGGACATCATCGCCTGCGGCTTTGACATCAACAAGACCTTCATCTTCTCTGACCTTGACTACATGGG GTCCAGCCCAGGCTTCTACAGGAACGTGGTGAAGATTCAAAAGCACGTTACCTTCAACCAAGTCAAGGGCATTTTCGGCTTCACGGACAGTGACAGCATCG GGAAGATCAGCTTTCCCGCCATCCAGGCTGCTCCCTCCTTCAGCAACTCGTTCCCTCAGATCTTCGGAGACAGGACAGATGTCCAGTGCCTCATTCCCTGTGCCATCGACCAG GATCCTTACTTCAGGATGACGAGAGACGTTGCCCCCAGGATCGGCTATCCTAAGCCAGCCTTGCTGCACTCGACCTTCTTCCCTGCCCTGCAGGGGGCCCAGACCAAAATGAGTGCCAGCGACCCCAACTCCTCCATCTTCCTCATCGACACGGCCAAGCAGATCAAGAACAAG GTCAACAAGCACGCGTTTTCTGGCGGGAGAGACACCATCGAGGAACACAGGCAGTTTGGGGGCAACTGCGACGTGGACGTGTCCTTCATGTACCTGACCTTCTTCCTCGAGGACGACGACAAGCTCGAGCAGATCAGGAAG GATTACACCAGTGGGGCCATGCTCACGGGCGAGCTCAAGAAGGAGCTCATCGAGGTTCTGCAGCCCTTGATCGCGGAGCACCAGGCCCGGCGCAAGGAGGTCACGGACGAGATCGTGAGAGAGTTCATGACTCCCCGGCAGCTGTCCTACGACTTTCAGTAG
- the SLC25A47 gene encoding solute carrier family 25 member 47 isoform X1 encodes MDFVAGAIGGVCGVAVGYPLDTVKVRIQTEPKYTGIWGCVRDMYRRERVWGFYRGLSLPVCTVSLVSSVSFGTFRHCLSHICRFRYGSADAKPARTDITLSGFASGLVRVFLTSPTEVAKVRLQTQTQTQTQQRRRSSASWPSAATPQCPALPASPVPGPKYRGPLHCLTTVAREEGLRGLYRGSSALLFRDSHSFATYFLSYSILCEWLTPTGHSQPDVLGVLLAGGCAGVLAWAVATPMDVIKSRLQADGQGQRRYRGLLHCVVTSVREEGPRVLFKGLVLNCCRAFPVNMVVFVAYEAALRLTRGWRK; translated from the exons ATGGATTTTGTTGCTGGAGCCATCGGAG GTGTCTGTGGTGTTGCTGTAGGTTACCCCCTGGACACGGTGAAG GTCAGGATCCAGACGGAGCCCAAGTACACAGGCATCTGGGGCTGTGTCCGGGACATGTATCGCCGAGAGCGG GTATGGGGCTTCTACAGGGGCCTCTCGCTACCCGTGTGCACGGTGTCCCTTGTGTCCTCCGTGTCTTTCGGGACCTTCCGCCACTGCCTCTCACACATCTGCCGCTTCCGGTATGGCAGTGCCGATGCCAAGCCCGCCAGGACCGACATCACGCTTTCGGGATTCGCCTCTGGCCTCGTCCGT GTGTTCCTGACATCGCCCACCGAGGTGGCCAAGGTCCGCCTGCAGACGCAGACGCAGACGCAGACGCAGCAGCGGCGGCGATCCTCGGCCTCGTGGCCTTCGGCTGCGACCCCCCAGTGTCCCGCGCTTCCTGCTAGTCCAGTGCCTGGGCCCAAGTACCGCGGGCCGCTGCACTGCCTGACCACAGTGGCCCGTGAGGAGGGGCTGCGGGGCCTCTACAGGGGCAGCTCGGCCTTGCTCTTCAGGGACAGCCACTCCTTTGCCACCTACTTCCTCTCTTACTCCATCCTCTGCGAGTGGCTCACCCCCACTGGCCACAGCCAGCCAG ATGTCTTGGGTGTGCTGCTGGCCGGTGGCTGCGCAGGGGTCTTGGCCTGGGCCGTGGCCACCCCCATGGACGTGATCAAGTCGCGCCTGCAGGCGGACGGGCAGGGCCAGCGGCGCTACCGGGGCCTCCTGCACTGTGTAGTGACCAGTGTCCGGGAGGAGGGGCCGAGGGTCCTCTTCAAGGGACTGGTGCTCAACTGCTGCCGTGCCTTCCCCGTCAACATGGTGGTCTTTGTCGCCTACGAAGCTGCGCTGAGGCTCACCCGCGGCTGGCGCAAGTAG
- the SLC25A47 gene encoding solute carrier family 25 member 47 isoform X2, protein MYRRERVWGFYRGLSLPVCTVSLVSSVSFGTFRHCLSHICRFRYGSADAKPARTDITLSGFASGLVRVFLTSPTEVAKVRLQTQTQTQTQQRRRSSASWPSAATPQCPALPASPVPGPKYRGPLHCLTTVAREEGLRGLYRGSSALLFRDSHSFATYFLSYSILCEWLTPTGHSQPDVLGVLLAGGCAGVLAWAVATPMDVIKSRLQADGQGQRRYRGLLHCVVTSVREEGPRVLFKGLVLNCCRAFPVNMVVFVAYEAALRLTRGWRK, encoded by the exons ATGTATCGCCGAGAGCGG GTATGGGGCTTCTACAGGGGCCTCTCGCTACCCGTGTGCACGGTGTCCCTTGTGTCCTCCGTGTCTTTCGGGACCTTCCGCCACTGCCTCTCACACATCTGCCGCTTCCGGTATGGCAGTGCCGATGCCAAGCCCGCCAGGACCGACATCACGCTTTCGGGATTCGCCTCTGGCCTCGTCCGT GTGTTCCTGACATCGCCCACCGAGGTGGCCAAGGTCCGCCTGCAGACGCAGACGCAGACGCAGACGCAGCAGCGGCGGCGATCCTCGGCCTCGTGGCCTTCGGCTGCGACCCCCCAGTGTCCCGCGCTTCCTGCTAGTCCAGTGCCTGGGCCCAAGTACCGCGGGCCGCTGCACTGCCTGACCACAGTGGCCCGTGAGGAGGGGCTGCGGGGCCTCTACAGGGGCAGCTCGGCCTTGCTCTTCAGGGACAGCCACTCCTTTGCCACCTACTTCCTCTCTTACTCCATCCTCTGCGAGTGGCTCACCCCCACTGGCCACAGCCAGCCAG ATGTCTTGGGTGTGCTGCTGGCCGGTGGCTGCGCAGGGGTCTTGGCCTGGGCCGTGGCCACCCCCATGGACGTGATCAAGTCGCGCCTGCAGGCGGACGGGCAGGGCCAGCGGCGCTACCGGGGCCTCCTGCACTGTGTAGTGACCAGTGTCCGGGAGGAGGGGCCGAGGGTCCTCTTCAAGGGACTGGTGCTCAACTGCTGCCGTGCCTTCCCCGTCAACATGGTGGTCTTTGTCGCCTACGAAGCTGCGCTGAGGCTCACCCGCGGCTGGCGCAAGTAG